In a single window of the Coffea eugenioides isolate CCC68of chromosome 3, Ceug_1.0, whole genome shotgun sequence genome:
- the LOC113764833 gene encoding endo-1,3;1,4-beta-D-glucanase-like, producing MSGAAQASENPPSKLSSAKYEAATVEELGGLQTYIAGPRDSKTAIILLSDAYGYEGPKIRRLAENVAEETGFLVVVPDFFRGDPIDSIRDRAEWLRTHTADKGCEDAMAVIAALKSKGVSTIGVAGFCWGGMTVVKLARYDSIQVAVILHPGPITEDDIREVKVPIALLGAETDHLCPPELLTKLNGILTEKPEVNNFLKIYPGVKHGWTLQYSDDDEFAVKMAKEAHSDMLNWLTKHVK from the exons ATGTCAGGAGCCGCCCAAGCCTCTGAGAACCCACCATCAAAGCTTAGCTCAGCTAAGTATGAAGCAGCAACTGTAGAAGAGCTTGGTGGCCTTCAAACATATATCGCTGGACCCCGTGATTCCAAAACTGCTATCATCCTCCTATCTGATGCTTATG GATATGAAGGTCCAAAGATAAG GAGGCTTGCAGAAAATGTTGCAGAAGAAACTGGATTCTTGGTAGTGGTTCCTGATTTCTTCCGTGGGGATCCTATTGATAGCATAAGGGATCGTGCTGAATGGCTGAGGACTCATACTGCA GACAAAGGGTGTGAGGATGCTATGGCAGTAATTGCTGCTCTGAAGAGCAAAGGAGTTTCTACTATAGGGGTAGCAGGGTTTTGCTGGGGTG GAATGACTGTTGTGAAACTAGCAAGATATGATAGTATTCAGGTTGCAGTTATACTGCATCCTGGTCCAATCACTGAGGATGACATTCGTG AAGTTAAGGTTCCAATTGCTTTACTAGGAGCTGAGACGGATCATTTATGTCCACCTGAGCTTTTGACTAAGTTGAATGGCATTTTAACTGAAAAACCTGAG GTCAATAACTTCTTGAAGATATACCCTGGCGTAAAGCATGGATGGACACTACAGTACAGCGACGACGATGAATTCGCTGTTAAGATGGCAAAAGAAGCTCACTCAGACATGTTGAACTGGCTTACCAAGCATGTCAAATAG
- the LOC113764972 gene encoding protein FAR1-RELATED SEQUENCE 5-like gives MGQDGALKTQLMTWCRKQRINQMALDVCGRLRSFDLNQEPECDRDTFIEESGGSIGGHEDEEADELVGAIGVDDVMKLTFDTEEEAGEFYNLYAKLSGFGIRKSNAKRDADGISRFRKWVCCCEGYRNEKWFNYEDRKREAKPITRTGCGACFRVKYDIESVKYVVTRFIMEHNHPLASEASVQHIRSHRKVSDAEYAQAKSLKLVGARICQIMKHFVIKAGGYSNVGFCIKDLYNRMDEERRKDIFNGDAEGALGFLAAKKDADDMFFYKYHVDNEGRLAMLFWADSKSRADFSVFGDVLVFDTTYKTNKYRKPLVVLAGVNNHLNSTVFGCALLSDERIETYEWVLSTFVEAMKGRKPVAVMTDGDSAMRRAIKNLLPDACHRLCSWHLHRNARSNIRCEEFNNRFYNLMARKCSTLEFEDRWARLVNECGVVENEWVKKLYRRRRLWAEAYLRGHFFAGMRSTQRCEKMNAFLNEYLNEKMRLYEFVRSFDLAIAWLRHTESKAVHTSENTKPVLTTILPELEGSAAEVFTRNVFFMVRKHLNRQGLLISEGWSEDGGNRTYYYSKYGGHEISWRVDYDRSMEKLICSCMKFESKGIPCAHMFRVMVVEGMNRIPEACISKRWTKGVHCSNNGMKEFVADEQLTQMARYGTLKSSCNTMCYYASYMDDAFNDLQQMFDKHSVDLKEKWIDRGYGGDGFAMDSRVRNDRSRRTFGLLDPRVSRCKGDHKHAEAKKKRKCGHCRQATTNEHAHTKRIRTTQQLMMIIWKTVWMTRWKNHLKLVRAAATQANGEDKHLYHNHSVAVEGTQVANKEVQEKDEALLL, from the exons ATGGGGCAGGATGGGGCGCTTAAAACTCAACTCATGACATGGTGCAGGAAACAGAGAATTAATCAAATGGCGTTGGATGTTTGCGGCAGGTTAAGGTCATTTGACCTTAACCAAGAACCTGAGTGTGACCGAGACACATTCATTGAAGAAAGCGGTGGTTCAATAGGAGGACACGAAGATGAGGAGGCAGATGAATTGGTGGGCGCAATAGGCGTGGATGACGTAATGAAATTAACATTTGACACGGAAGAAGAAGCTGGGGAATTCTATAATTTGTATGCGAAACTAAGCGGATTTGGGATTCGTAAAAGTAATGCCAAACGAGATGCAGATGGCATTTCAAGATTTAGAAAATGGGTATGTTGCTGTGAAGGTTACAGGAATGAAAAGTGGTTTAATTATGAAGACCGGAAAAGAGAAGCAAAACCAATCACAAGAACCGGGTGTGGGGCTTGCTTTCGCGTGAAATATGACATAGAATCGGTAAAGTATGTGGTGACACGTTTCATTATGGAGCACAATCACCCGCTGGCATCAGAGGCAAGTGTGCAACACATTAGGTCGCATAGAAAAGTGAGCGATGCAGAATATGCGCAGGCAAAAAGTCTAAAGTTGGTTGGGGCCAGAATATGCCAGATAATGAAACATTTTGTTATCAAAGCCGGAGGGTATAGTAACGTGGGATTTTGCATTAAGGATTTGTATAACCGAATGGACGAGGAACGTAGAAAAGATATTTTTAATGGCGATGCAGAAGGGGCACTTGGGTTCTTGGCAGCGAAGAAGGATGccgatgacatgttcttttatAAATATCATGTAGATAACGAAGGAAGATTGGCAATGTTGTTTTGGGCAGATTCTAAATCTCGTGCGGACTTCAGTGTATTTGGAGATGTATTGGTGTTTGATACaacatacaaaacaaataaataccgCAAGCCACTAGTTGTACTTGCAGGGGTAAACAACCATTTGAACAGTACTGTTTTTGGCTGTGCACTGCTATCAGATGAGAGGATTGAAACATATGAATGGGTGCTAAGTACATTTGTAGAGGCTATGAAAGGTAGAAAGCCAGTAGCAGTGATGACAGATGGGGACAGTGCAATGAGAAGAGCTATAAAGAATCTTCTCCCGGATGCTTGTCACAGGCTATGTTCGTGGCACTTGCATAGAAATGCACGGAGTAATATTCGCTGCGAGGAGTTTAATAACAGGTTCTATAACCTGATGGCGAGAAAGTGTAGCACTCTTGAGTTTGAGGATCGGTGGGCTAGGTTGGTTAATGAATGTGGGGTGGTAGAGAATGAGTGGGTGAAGAAATTGTACCGTAGGAGAAGGTTATGGGCAGAGGCCTATTTACGCGGTCATTTTTTTGCAGGTATGAGAAGTACTCAAAGGTGTGAGAAAATGAATGCTTTTTTGAACGAGTACTTGAATGAAAAAATGCGACTATATGAATTCGTTAGAAGTTTTGATTTGGCAATAGCATGGCTTCGACATACCGAGAGCAAAGCAGTTCACACAAGCGAAAACACAAAACCAGTCTTAACCACAATCCTGCCCGAATTAGAGGGGAGCGCAGCGGAGGTGTTTACAAGGAATGTGTTCTTCATGGTGAGGAAGCATTTGAACAGGCAAGGACTTCTAATTTCTGAGGGCTGGAGCGAGGATGGAGGGAATCGTACATATTATTACTCGAAATATGGTGGACACGAAATAAGTTGGAGGGTGGATTATGATAGGTCAATGGAGAAGCTAATCTGCTCTTGCATGAAATTCGAGTCAAAGGGGATTCCTTGTGCTCACATGTTTCGCGTGATGGTGGTAGAAGGAATGAACAGGATCCCAGAAGCATGCATTTCGAAGCGGTGGACAAAGGGAGTTCACTGTAGTAATAATGGAATGAAAGAATTTGTTGCAGACGAACAGCTGACACAAATGGCCAGATATGGCACTTTAAAGTCCAGCTGTAATACTATGTGTTACTATGCCTCCTACATGGATGATGCGTTTAATGACCTGCAACAGATGTTTGACAAGCATTCTGTGGACCTAAAGGAGAAGTGGATTGATAGGGGATATGGGGGAGATGGATTTGCAATGGATTCAAGAGTGAGGAACGATAGAAGTAGAAGAACATTCGGGCTGTTAGATCCTAGGGTGTCCCGGTGTAAAGGTGATCACAAGCATGCAGaagcaaagaagaaaagaaagtgtgGTCATTGCAG GCAGGCCACAACCAACGAACATGCCCATACAAAAAGAATTCGCACAACACAGCAGTTGATGATGATTATATGGAAAACTGTTTGGATGACTCGctggaaaaatcatttgaaattgGTACGGGCTGCAGCGACTCAGGCGAATGGAGAGGACAAGCATTTGTACCACAACCATTCGGTAGCGGTGGAAGGGACACAGGTGGCCAACAAAGAAGTCCAGGAGAAAGATGAGGCACTACTGTTGTGA
- the LOC113764973 gene encoding putative F-box protein At1g67623 codes for MANEQKGRSTTCILSLPTEVLSEVLARVASCSSTDLFRAKLCCKLFYEVSEADNIYHRVSMDKFEIVPWSKNDQVSRFLKKCRESKNPEALYRKGVVDYFTDKHEDSALECLEEAAISGHADAAYALEIIYIFLGGDELKRKGMRLLSGLKKSRILYAKQFHPRHNLRALLRMIWVKNPLFLKPTPICCAMTHERKTSSWPMDADDVEEESTCEACACDEEIGAICAALPYR; via the exons ATGGCCAACGAACAAAAAGGGCGTTCAACAACCTGCATCCTGTCCCTTCCGACCGAGGTGCTATCCGAGGTGCTTGCACGTGTCGCATCTTGTTCATCCACTGATCTTTTCCGGGCAAAACTATG CTGTAAGTTGTTTTACGAAGTTTCGGAAGCAGACAACATTTACCACCGGGTGTCAATGGATAAGTTTGAAATCGTGCCGTGGTCAAAAAACGACCAAGTGTCGAGGTTCTTGAAGAAGTGTAGAGAAAGCAAAAATCCAGAAGCCTTGTATCGAAAAGGAGTG GTTGATTATTTTACGGACAAGCATGAGGACTCAGCATTGGAATGCCTGGAAGAAGCTGCCATTTCAGGCCATGCGGATGCGGCATATGCGTTGGAAATAATTTACATCTTTCTTGGTGGGGACGAGTTAAAGCGCAAAGGTATGCGACTGCTGAGCGGGTTGAAGAAATCCAGAATTCTTTATGCCAAACAATTTCATCCTCGTCACAATTTGCGAGCGCTGCTGAGGATGATATGGGTCAAGAACCCTTTGTTTCTAAAGCCAACGCCCATTTGTTGTGCCATGACACACGAGAGGAAAACATCTTCATGGCCTATGGATGCCGATGACGTGGAGGAGGAGAGTACATGTGAAGCCTGCGCTTGCGATGAAGAAATTGGAGCAATTTGTGCTGCCCTACCTTATCGTTAG